The following proteins are encoded in a genomic region of Desulfovibrio sp.:
- a CDS encoding DUF362 domain-containing protein, translated as MEKAKVYFTDFRTKAFGDGLPTKLKKMIKKAGIGHIDMKGRFVAIKLHFGELGNISYLRPNYARAVVDTVKDFGGKPFLTDCNTMYPGSRKNALEHLECAWQNGFTPLTVNCPIIIGDGLKGTDEALVPVVGGEYVKEAKIGRAVMDADIFISLTHFKGHEMTGFGGAIKNIGMGCGSRAGKTEQHSNGQANINESLCVGCKACIRQCANDALHYSAETKKTTVDHNNCVGCGRCLGACNFDAISFAHDAAIEMLNYKMAEYTKAVLDGRPHFHISLIVDVSPNCDCHGENDAPILPNIGMFASFDPLALDQACVDACMKAKPLPGSQLAENLAKKGFVDHHDHFKNSGPESEWRACLEHAEKIGLGTREYDLIVVK; from the coding sequence AGATTTTCGCACCAAGGCTTTTGGCGATGGCTTGCCCACCAAGCTGAAGAAAATGATCAAAAAGGCTGGCATCGGCCATATTGATATGAAGGGCCGCTTTGTTGCCATCAAACTGCACTTTGGGGAGCTTGGCAACATCAGCTACCTGCGCCCCAACTATGCGCGCGCCGTTGTTGACACGGTCAAGGATTTTGGCGGCAAACCTTTTTTGACCGACTGCAACACCATGTATCCCGGCAGCCGCAAAAATGCCCTGGAACATCTGGAATGCGCCTGGCAGAACGGTTTTACGCCCCTTACGGTGAATTGTCCCATCATCATTGGCGACGGACTCAAAGGCACGGACGAAGCCCTTGTACCTGTGGTGGGCGGCGAATATGTCAAGGAAGCCAAGATTGGCCGCGCCGTTATGGATGCCGATATTTTCATCAGCCTCACCCACTTTAAGGGGCATGAAATGACCGGCTTTGGCGGAGCCATCAAGAACATCGGCATGGGTTGCGGATCGCGCGCCGGTAAAACGGAGCAACACAGCAACGGCCAGGCCAATATCAACGAATCGCTGTGCGTTGGCTGCAAGGCCTGCATCAGGCAATGCGCCAATGACGCCCTGCACTACTCTGCCGAAACCAAGAAAACCACGGTCGATCACAATAATTGCGTTGGCTGTGGCCGGTGCCTGGGCGCGTGTAATTTTGACGCCATTTCTTTTGCCCATGATGCCGCCATTGAAATGCTCAACTACAAAATGGCCGAATACACCAAGGCCGTGCTGGACGGTCGCCCGCACTTTCATATTTCGCTGATTGTGGATGTTTCGCCCAACTGCGATTGCCATGGCGAAAATGACGCTCCCATTCTGCCCAATATCGGTATGTTTGCCTCATTTGATCCGCTGGCGCTTGATCAGGCCTGTGTGGATGCCTGCATGAAGGCAAAGCCCCTACCTGGCAGTCAGCTTGCGGAAAATCTTGCGAAAAAAGGATTTGTGGATCACCACGACCACTTTAAAAATTCTGGCCCTGAATCCGAGTGGCGTGCCTGCCTGGAGCATGCCGAAAAAATCGGCCTTGGCACACGCGAATATGATCTGATTGTGGTGAAGTAA
- a CDS encoding prolyl-tRNA synthetase associated domain-containing protein yields the protein MSNLEKRQKVYDYLKRLGVKYTVTEHPAVFSIDEMKALKINLKGDVCKNLFLRDSAGKRHFLVTMSNDKAAPLKVLQQKLGTSRLSFASQERLAKYLDLAQGEVTPFGILNDEGCEVELVFDTALEGNPCLGVHPNDNTATVWISFDDLCRSVESHGNRIHMVALDD from the coding sequence ATGTCTAATCTTGAGAAACGACAAAAAGTCTATGACTACTTGAAGCGGCTTGGAGTGAAGTACACAGTGACGGAGCATCCGGCCGTTTTCTCAATTGATGAAATGAAGGCCCTGAAGATTAATCTTAAAGGTGACGTCTGCAAAAATCTTTTTTTGCGAGATTCCGCTGGGAAGCGGCATTTTCTCGTGACCATGTCCAATGATAAAGCCGCACCCTTGAAGGTCTTGCAGCAAAAACTGGGTACTTCCCGGCTAAGCTTTGCCTCGCAAGAGCGCCTCGCCAAGTATCTGGATTTGGCCCAAGGGGAAGTAACTCCTTTTGGCATTCTCAATGACGAGGGCTGCGAAGTTGAGCTTGTATTTGATACTGCCCTTGAGGGTAATCCCTGCCTTGGCGTTCATCCCAATGACAATACGGCAACCGTCTGGATTTCTTTTGACGACCTTTGCCGTTCTGTTGAGTCGCATGGAAACCGCATCCATATGGTCGCGCTGGATGACTGA